In Chiloscyllium punctatum isolate Juve2018m chromosome 10, sChiPun1.3, whole genome shotgun sequence, a single window of DNA contains:
- the LOC140481827 gene encoding C-X-C chemokine receptor type 2-like, whose translation MAAIKIKVDDFPDILENYTDFENYASIPNVSPCLPFINSHSNNVVIAVFNSLVCFLAVTGNIIVLIVLLYNRWTISSTDVYLLHLAVADLLFAVTLPFWAVDAVSGWVFGDTMCKIISMLQEINFYSGILLLACISIDRYLSIVHATLAHKQKRPFLIKLVCATVWGLAIALSLPILFKGEYHPEGFNRIICHELLDGASAAKWRVITRLLRHIIGFLIPLAAMVFCYSVTIWKLCQTRGFRKHKAMKVIIVVVLAFLICWFPHNITVFIDTLMRGKLIAETCDFRNNVDQALSATQILGFLHSCINPILYAFIGVKFRSNLIKLLVSKGIIEQSETSHERSVPISVSEFTSVNI comes from the coding sequence ATGGCTGCAATAAAGATAAAGGTGGATGATTTTCCTGATATTTTAGAAAACTACACGGATTTTGAGAACTACGCTTCTATTCCCAATGTGTCACCTTGTCTACCATTCATTAACAGTCATTCCAACAATGTTGTAATTGCTGTTTTCAATAGCCTGGTGTGCTTCCTCGCTGTGACAGGGAACATTATCGTATTGATTGTCCTACTTTATAATCGATGGACCATCTCATCCACAGACGTCTACCTGCTTCATCTGGcagtggctgatctgctctttgccgtgaccttgcctttttgGGCAGTGGATGCCGTATCCGGCTGGGTATTTGGTGATACCATGTGTAAAATCATCAGCATGTTGCAGGAGATTAACTTCTACAGTGGGATTTTATTGCTGGCTTGTATCAGTATTGATCGCTATCTGTCCATTGTCCATGCCACACTAGCCCACAAACAGAAGAGACCATTTCTAATTAAGCTGGTTTGTGCTACTGTTTGGGGGTTAGCCATTGCTTTGTCTTTGCCTATTCTGTTCAAAGGTGAATATCATCCAGAGGGCTTCAACAGAATTATATGTCATGAGCTGCTTGATGGTGCATCAGCTGCAAAATGGAGAGTGATCACTAGGCTTTTGAGGCATATCATTGGATTTCTTATCCCATTGGCTGCCATGGTTTTCTGCTACAGTGTGACAATTTGGAAACTGTGTCAAACTCGGGGATTTCGGAAACATAAAGCCATGAAAGTTATCATCGTGGTGGTGTTGGCTTTTCTCATTTGTTGGTTCCCACACAATATTACTGTGTTCATTGACACACTGATGAGAGGTAAACTCATTGCTGAGACTTGTGACTTCCGCAATAATGTTGACCAGGCTCTGTCTGCAACTCAAATCTTGGGTTTTCTGCACAGTTGCATTAATCCAATCTTATACGCATTCATTGGGGTGAAATTCAGGAGTAACCTGATCAAACTCTTGGTTTCAAAAGGAATCATTGAACAAAGTGAAACATCACATGAAAGATCGGTACCCATCTCTGTCTCTGAATTCACTTCAGTCAACATATAG